A single region of the Sorghum bicolor cultivar BTx623 chromosome 7, Sorghum_bicolor_NCBIv3, whole genome shotgun sequence genome encodes:
- the LOC110437277 gene encoding leucine-rich repeat extensin-like protein 3, translated as MAMNRARTLGTHFGNNRLQAELLEDIRELLGEARGYRFRGERRDLDRNPGRFPVRRRFGGHRHANVAPPSRRSVVSSTASPAAPPSRAPTPPAPPAPVLALPAPPRPRCPLHDDGPCPPPPPSMVASQWLSLGIEQLSPIRYPTPTPSPERAAHSPPPRRPSPPTITARMSAPTRLPAYYIDSALAAPPPPPPTPPPRLRRTWISVPHGPLARGRAPPA; from the coding sequence ATGGCGATGAACCGTGCCCGAACATTGGGCACACACTTCGGCAACAACCGCCTTCAGGCGGAACTACTGGAGGACATCCGGGAACTCCTTGGAGAGGCTCGCGGCTATCGCTTTCGGGGCGAACGCCGTGATCTCGACAGGAACCCCGGGCGTTTTCCTGTACGACGTCGTTTCGGGGGACACCGACATGCAAACGTCGCCCCTCCGTCACGACGTTCGGTGGTGTCATCCACGGCTTCGCCCGCGGCGCCACCGTCGAGGGCACCGACTCCACCGGCGCCTCCAGCGCCGGTCCTCGCCTTGCCGGCTCCACCCCGGCCTAGGTGCCCGCTTCACGACGACGGCCCGtgcccaccaccgccaccatccATGGTGGCCAGCCAATGGCTGTCATTGGGCATAGAGCAGCTGTCGCCGATCCGGtacccgacgccgacgccgtctCCTGAGCGGGCTGCGCACAGCCCGCCTCCGCGTCGTCCATCTCCACCAACCATCACGGCGCGGATGTCGGCGCCGACTCGGCTGCCGGCGTACTACATCGACTCGGCGCTTGCTgctccaccaccgccgccaccaaCTCCGCCCCCGCGTCTCCGCCGCACATGGATCAGCGTCCCCCACGGGCCTTTGGCTCGGGGACGCGCTCCTCCGGCTTGA